A genome region from Lactobacillus sp. ESL0791 includes the following:
- the cas7e gene encoding type I-E CRISPR-associated protein Cas7/Cse4/CasC produces MNNKNLYLDLSVIQTVPSSNINRDDTGAPKTAFYGGVTRARVSSQSWKKAMRDYFKKENELVGTRTKEVAEYLAQKMQTLDDTLDKKTAMEKSVTALGAVGIKAKKDKTAGKMLTGALLLVSPGQIDKLAKYVLKHDDLTDKDAKKEIKQILKEDNSLDLALFGRMVADNPELNVDASAQVAHVISTHEIVPEYDYFTALDDLQSNDTNGAAMLGTVEYDSATLYRYANVNIKDLAKNLGKTNAVQSIAAFIKAFILSMPTGKQNTFANKTLPNYVMLTLRTDTPVNLVSAFEEPVTSKNGYVEKSVRKLERAYKSANNLVEEPLLNIVLSQVELPNDEQFKQVEKLVELIDQVTATLTKVMQDEDTND; encoded by the coding sequence ATGAATAATAAGAATTTATATTTAGATTTAAGTGTTATACAAACAGTACCATCTTCAAATATTAACCGCGATGATACAGGTGCACCAAAGACGGCATTTTATGGCGGGGTCACACGTGCGAGAGTATCTTCACAAAGCTGGAAAAAGGCGATGCGCGATTACTTTAAAAAAGAAAATGAGCTAGTTGGTACTAGGACAAAAGAAGTAGCTGAATACTTGGCACAAAAAATGCAAACGTTAGACGATACTCTAGATAAAAAAACAGCAATGGAAAAATCTGTTACCGCTTTGGGTGCAGTTGGGATTAAAGCTAAAAAAGATAAGACTGCAGGCAAAATGCTGACTGGAGCTTTGCTATTGGTTAGTCCCGGACAAATCGATAAATTAGCTAAATATGTGCTTAAACACGATGACTTGACCGATAAAGATGCTAAAAAAGAAATTAAACAGATTTTAAAAGAAGATAATTCGTTAGATTTGGCATTGTTTGGCCGAATGGTTGCAGATAATCCCGAATTAAATGTTGATGCTTCAGCACAAGTAGCGCACGTAATTTCAACTCATGAAATTGTGCCAGAATACGATTACTTTACAGCGCTTGATGACTTACAGTCAAATGATACAAATGGTGCTGCCATGCTAGGGACAGTTGAATATGACTCGGCTACTTTGTATCGTTATGCAAATGTAAATATCAAAGATTTAGCTAAAAATCTTGGTAAGACGAATGCTGTTCAAAGTATAGCGGCATTTATCAAGGCATTTATTCTTTCCATGCCGACAGGTAAGCAAAATACTTTTGCTAATAAGACGTTACCTAATTATGTTATGCTCACTTTACGTACAGATACACCTGTCAATTTAGTATCAGCTTTTGAAGAACCTGTAACTAGCAAAAATGGTTATGTTGAAAAATCAGTTAGAAAATTGGAAAGGGCCTATAAATCTGCAAATAATTTAGTTGAAGAACCATTGCTGAACATTGTGCTATCACAAGTGGAGCTGCCTAATGATGAGCAATTTAAGCAAGTTGAGAAATTAGTTGAACTAATTGACCAAGTCACGGCCACTTTAACAAAGGTAATGCAAGATGAAGACACTAACGATTAG
- the casB gene encoding type I-E CRISPR-associated protein Cse2/CasB, whose amino-acid sequence MAYDYVIKNTTMRIIERLYNNGDLDKATLAGLRGAVTITSPKAQKVWPVIMNYLPKEYLSKNGKPTTGEIAVYAAVRFYAIFQQGQDRFVYEVSGEQAEGENLFTALAALRKVEEIKKPLDHRVQALLATTNIDSVINSLTHLVEILKGKDKTKKIDYPQLAQNLYKFQMNYHCANEVRLAWGEQYFGLNNEGKQL is encoded by the coding sequence ATGGCATATGATTATGTGATAAAAAACACAACTATGCGAATTATTGAGCGTCTTTATAATAATGGTGATCTTGATAAAGCTACTTTAGCGGGATTAAGAGGGGCTGTTACAATTACTAGCCCCAAGGCTCAAAAAGTGTGGCCTGTAATAATGAATTATTTGCCAAAAGAATACCTGAGCAAAAATGGTAAACCAACGACAGGAGAAATTGCTGTTTATGCTGCTGTGCGCTTTTATGCAATTTTTCAACAAGGGCAGGATAGATTTGTTTATGAAGTTTCAGGGGAGCAAGCAGAGGGTGAGAATTTGTTTACAGCCCTTGCTGCTTTAAGAAAGGTTGAAGAAATAAAGAAACCGCTAGATCACCGTGTTCAAGCATTGCTTGCAACCACAAATATTGACAGTGTGATAAACTCTTTAACCCATTTGGTAGAAATTTTAAAAGGCAAAGATAAAACAAAAAAGATTGATTACCCGCAGCTAGCGCAAAATTTATATAAATTTCAAATGAATTATCACTGTGCAAATGAGGTTAGGCTTGCATGGGGTGAACAATATTTTGGATTAAATAATGAAGGGAAACAATTATAA
- a CDS encoding type I-E CRISPR-associated protein Cse1/CasA codes for MIERKFNLTTDPWIKVIDADTNQELKVSLIDLFKNAHRYRQLAGEMRVQDLAIMRLLLAILTTVYSRFNADGNLYDWLAGGTDKFQSDAELDEDCDEEDMAEDTLLTWKELYQKGQFSDLVIKYLEYYSDRFDFFGKHPFYQVTKDEYDSLVPANKAVAKGTGVVTVKQINRQISESNNSPALFAPKSGEYKNEVELDELVRWLIAYQNYTGVTDKTKINASEKFSVSPGWLYKLNPVLVSGKSIFDTLMLNLVLYNQADQKLALQKPVWEFASAKAYVSERRKGNLPDNIAELYTSWSRVLHIEWDEKGQPTIFSAGLPKIENTNALIEPMTVWRQDKKTNEYRPAVRGLQTLGKAMWRNFGNYVDVNKENDTNEPGIIKWLRLLKEDGAIPRTKLLTLTSIDLIDDGNATSQSPVAEVYDDMSVKINVLFDTSKINNWPIRIEGVIDTTQEIGTDFWQFARDIGAIRGFQKDGLKEYANRLSTEFYYGLNEPFKHWLANLTDQDERDQQVIIWENRLRSYAFKEGQKVVDTSSPRDIKGITDENGLQNIFTIMERFKYRVNLNLKKGK; via the coding sequence ATGATTGAAAGAAAATTTAATTTGACTACTGATCCCTGGATCAAAGTAATTGATGCTGACACTAATCAGGAGCTAAAAGTTTCGTTAATAGACTTGTTTAAGAATGCACATCGATATCGGCAATTAGCTGGTGAAATGCGTGTACAAGATTTAGCAATTATGCGTTTATTATTGGCGATTTTAACAACGGTTTATTCACGTTTTAATGCAGATGGTAACTTATATGATTGGCTGGCAGGTGGTACAGATAAGTTTCAATCTGATGCTGAACTTGATGAAGACTGTGATGAAGAGGATATGGCCGAAGATACATTATTAACGTGGAAAGAGTTATACCAAAAAGGACAATTTTCGGATTTGGTGATTAAGTATCTGGAATATTATTCGGATCGGTTTGATTTTTTTGGTAAACATCCTTTTTATCAAGTAACTAAAGATGAATATGACAGCTTGGTGCCGGCAAACAAGGCAGTAGCCAAAGGAACGGGTGTTGTAACGGTTAAGCAGATTAACAGGCAAATTTCGGAAAGTAATAATTCGCCTGCTTTATTTGCACCAAAATCTGGTGAATATAAAAATGAAGTAGAGCTTGATGAGTTAGTCCGCTGGCTAATTGCCTATCAAAATTATACAGGGGTAACCGATAAGACCAAGATTAATGCCAGTGAAAAATTTTCTGTTTCACCAGGTTGGCTTTATAAGTTAAATCCAGTTTTGGTCAGTGGAAAGAGTATTTTCGATACATTAATGCTTAATCTGGTTTTATATAATCAAGCAGATCAAAAGCTAGCTTTGCAAAAACCTGTTTGGGAATTTGCAAGTGCAAAAGCATATGTTTCTGAACGACGAAAGGGAAACCTTCCAGATAATATTGCTGAACTTTATACAAGCTGGTCACGAGTTTTGCATATTGAATGGGATGAAAAGGGGCAGCCAACGATTTTTAGTGCAGGTCTACCAAAGATTGAAAATACTAATGCATTAATTGAGCCTATGACTGTGTGGCGTCAAGATAAGAAAACAAATGAGTATCGACCTGCAGTTAGAGGACTACAAACTTTAGGTAAAGCAATGTGGCGTAATTTTGGTAATTATGTCGATGTTAATAAAGAGAATGATACCAATGAACCGGGAATTATTAAATGGCTGCGCCTGCTTAAGGAAGATGGAGCAATTCCACGTACTAAATTGTTAACTTTAACTTCAATAGATTTGATTGACGATGGTAATGCAACTTCCCAATCGCCAGTTGCTGAAGTTTATGATGATATGAGCGTCAAGATCAATGTTTTATTTGATACAAGTAAGATTAATAATTGGCCGATTAGAATAGAGGGTGTAATTGATACTACCCAAGAGATTGGGACGGATTTTTGGCAATTTGCCCGTGATATTGGCGCAATTCGTGGCTTTCAAAAAGACGGTCTTAAAGAATATGCTAATCGGTTAAGTACGGAGTTTTATTATGGTTTGAATGAACCGTTTAAGCATTGGCTTGCTAATTTGACCGATCAAGATGAGCGTGATCAACAAGTTATTATTTGGGAAAATAGGCTCAGAAGTTATGCTTTTAAAGAAGGACAGAAGGTAGTAGATACTAGTTCGCCTCGTGATATTAAAGGAATTACTGATGAAAATGGGCTGCAAAATATTTTTACGATTATGGAACGGTTTAAATATCGTGTGAATCTTAATTTAAAGAAGGGAAAGTAG